The Lynx canadensis isolate LIC74 chromosome D1, mLynCan4.pri.v2, whole genome shotgun sequence genome has a segment encoding these proteins:
- the LOC115525861 gene encoding olfactory receptor 4P4-like isoform X1, whose protein sequence is MENMNNVTEFVLLGLSQNKKIKNLCFLLFLFCYIAIWMGNLLVMISITCSPLIDQPMYFFLNNLALSDLCYTSTVTPKLVTDLLAESNMISYTSCMAQLFAMHFFGGIEIFILTAMAYDRYVAICKPLHYTIIMNRQRCYTIVTASCTGAFLHSFFQCLLTINLPFCGPNEIDHYFCDVYPLLKLACTDTYQVGILVVANSGMMGLVTFVVLVLSYLLILYTIRAYPAESRTKALSTCSSHITVVVLFFVPVLFIYIRPTTTFPEDKVFALFYTIIAPMFNPLIYTFRNVEMKSALRKVWCQKLCTYQKYLMPK, encoded by the exons ATGGAAAATATGAACAACGTCACTGAATTTGTTCTGTTGGGACTTTCCcagaacaagaaaattaaaaacttgtgcttTCTACTATTCTTATTTTGTTACATAGCTATTTGGATGGGAAACTTGCTCGTAATGATTTCTATCACATGCAGCCCGCTAATTGACCAacccatgtatttcttccttaatAACCTTGCGCTCTCAGATCTGTGTTATACCTCAACAGTGACACCCAAGCTAGTCACCGACTTGCTGGCAGAAAGTAACATGATTTCTTATACTAGCTGTATGGCACAGCTTTTTGCCATGCATTTCTTTGGGGGGATTGAAATCTTTATCCTCACAgcgatggcctatgaccgctacgtggccatctgcaagccccTGCACTATACCATCATCATGAACAGGCAGAGGTGTTATACCATAGTCACTGCTAGCTGTACCGGGGcatttctgcattcttttttccAGTGTCTCCTTACCATCAATTTACCTTTCTGTGGCCCCAATGAAATAGATCACTATTTCTGTGATGTGTATCCTTTGCTGAAATTGGCCTGCACAGACACCTACCAAGTTGGGATCCTAGTGGTTGCCAACTCAGGCATGATGGGCTTGGTGACCTTTGTGGTCTTGGTGCTGTCTTACTTGTTGATATTATACACCATCAGGGCTTACCCTGCAGAGAGCCGCACCAAAGCACTTTCCACCTGTAGTTCCCACATCACAGTTGTTGTTCTGTTCTTTGTGCCTGTTCTCTTCATTTACATTAGACCAACCACAACTTTCCCGGAAGACAAAGTGTTTGCTCTCTTCTACACCATCATTGCCCCCATGTTTAACCCTCTCATTTACACATTCAGAAACGTGGAGATGAAGAGTGCCTTGAGAAAAGTGTGGTGCCAGAAACTAT GTACATATCAGAAGTATCTAATGCCTAAGTAG
- the LOC115525861 gene encoding olfactory receptor 4P4-like isoform X2, with protein sequence MENMNNVTEFVLLGLSQNKKIKNLCFLLFLFCYIAIWMGNLLVMISITCSPLIDQPMYFFLNNLALSDLCYTSTVTPKLVTDLLAESNMISYTSCMAQLFAMHFFGGIEIFILTAMAYDRYVAICKPLHYTIIMNRQRCYTIVTASCTGAFLHSFFQCLLTINLPFCGPNEIDHYFCDVYPLLKLACTDTYQVGILVVANSGMMGLVTFVVLVLSYLLILYTIRAYPAESRTKALSTCSSHITVVVLFFVPVLFIYIRPTTTFPEDKVFALFYTIIAPMFNPLIYTFRNVEMKSALRKVWCQKLCFIGRQII encoded by the coding sequence ATGGAAAATATGAACAACGTCACTGAATTTGTTCTGTTGGGACTTTCCcagaacaagaaaattaaaaacttgtgcttTCTACTATTCTTATTTTGTTACATAGCTATTTGGATGGGAAACTTGCTCGTAATGATTTCTATCACATGCAGCCCGCTAATTGACCAacccatgtatttcttccttaatAACCTTGCGCTCTCAGATCTGTGTTATACCTCAACAGTGACACCCAAGCTAGTCACCGACTTGCTGGCAGAAAGTAACATGATTTCTTATACTAGCTGTATGGCACAGCTTTTTGCCATGCATTTCTTTGGGGGGATTGAAATCTTTATCCTCACAgcgatggcctatgaccgctacgtggccatctgcaagccccTGCACTATACCATCATCATGAACAGGCAGAGGTGTTATACCATAGTCACTGCTAGCTGTACCGGGGcatttctgcattcttttttccAGTGTCTCCTTACCATCAATTTACCTTTCTGTGGCCCCAATGAAATAGATCACTATTTCTGTGATGTGTATCCTTTGCTGAAATTGGCCTGCACAGACACCTACCAAGTTGGGATCCTAGTGGTTGCCAACTCAGGCATGATGGGCTTGGTGACCTTTGTGGTCTTGGTGCTGTCTTACTTGTTGATATTATACACCATCAGGGCTTACCCTGCAGAGAGCCGCACCAAAGCACTTTCCACCTGTAGTTCCCACATCACAGTTGTTGTTCTGTTCTTTGTGCCTGTTCTCTTCATTTACATTAGACCAACCACAACTTTCCCGGAAGACAAAGTGTTTGCTCTCTTCTACACCATCATTGCCCCCATGTTTAACCCTCTCATTTACACATTCAGAAACGTGGAGATGAAGAGTGCCTTGAGAAAAGTGTGGTGCCAGAAACTATGTTTTATTGGAAGGCAAATCATCTGA
- the LOC115526373 gene encoding olfactory receptor 4P4-like produces MENRNNVTEFILLGLSKSKRVQILCFLFFLLCYLAIWLGNLIIMASITYSPLINQPMYFFLNYLALSDLLYTSTVTPKLMTDLLTGKKVISYHNCMTQLFTTHFFGGIEVCIITGMAYDRYVAICKPLHYAILMSRQRCNSILGASCAGGFLHSIGLFLLAIFLPFCGPNEIDHYFCDVYPLLKLACTDTHKIGFLVIANSGLMGLGIFVVLMASYFMILCNVRAYSAENRHKALSTCSSHITVVILFFAPVIFVYIRPATTLPEDKVFTLFYTIIVPMLNPLIYTLRNTEMKNAIRKVWCGARFWKGKSMI; encoded by the coding sequence ATGGAAAATAGGAATAATGTTACTGAATTTATTCTCCTGGGACTTTCTAAGAGTAAGAGAGTCCAGatcctctgctttttatttttcttactctgttACCTCGCTATCTGGTTGGGGAATCTGATTATTATGGCTTCTATCACCTACAGTCCGCTAATTAACCagcccatgtacttcttccttaaTTACCTTGCCCTCTCAGACCTCCTCTACACCTCCACTGTGACACCCAAACTAATGACTGACTTACTGACAGGGAAGAAGGTCATTTCCTATCATAACTGCATGACACAGCTGTTTACCACACACTTCTTTGGGGGGATCGAGGTCTGCATCATCACAGGAATGGCCTAcgaccgctatgtggccatctgcaaaccactCCATTACGCCATCCTCATGAGTAGACAACGATGTAACTCAATTCTCGGAGCATCATGTGCAGGTGGGTTTCTGCATTCCATTGGCCTGTTTCTTCTTGCAATTTTTCTGCCATTCTGTGGCCCCAATGAAATAGATCACTATTTCTGTGATGTATATCCTTTGTTGAAACTGGCCTGCACTGATACACACAAAATTGGTTTCTTAGTCATTGCCAATTCTGGCCTGATGGGACTGGGGATCTTCGTGGTTTTGATGGCCTCCTACTTCATGATATTATGCAATGTGAGAGCATATTCTGCAGAGAACCGCCACAAGGCCCTTTCCACCTGCAGCTCCCACATCACGGTTGTGATCCTGTTTTTTGCACCCGTCATCTTTGTTTACATTCGACCTGCCACAACTTTACCGGAAGATAAAGTGTTCACACTCTTCTACACAATTATTGTCCCCATGCTCAATCCTCTTATCTACACACTTAGaaacacagagatgaaaaatgcCATAAGGAAAGTTTGGTGCGGTGCAAGGTTTTGGAAAGGGAAGTCAATGATTTGA